Below is a genomic region from Leucobacter exalbidus.
GCTCTACATTGCACTTGGCATCTCGGGTGCGATCCAGCACCGTGCCGGCATGCAAACCTCGAAGTTCATCGTCGCAATTAACAAGGACGCAGACGCACCGATTTTCGAGGTCGCAGACTTTGGAATCGTAGGCGATGTATTCACCGTTGTGCCGCAGTTGATCGAAGCGATCAACCAGCGTCGCGCAGCGTAACCACACAACCCACTGAGGAAGCATCATGTCAGAGGAAGTCAGCAATTCGGCTCCGCGTAAGCAGCGCATGGGGGCTCCGCGCCCGCAAACGCCTCCAGTAGAGGCGGCAGCAGAATCAGCGGCGCCGACTGTAGCTGCGGCACCGCGTCAGCGCACCCGCATGGGCGGCGTGCACGCCGCGTCAAGTGCCCCGGCCGCCGAAGCGGCGCCAGCAGCAGCGGCTACTCCTCCAGTGGCTCGTACCCGCATGGGAGGCGCAAAGGCCTCTCCTGAGGCTCAGACGCCCCCCGGTGCATCCGCCACAGGGGCGCCCCCGGTCGCGCGAGCACGCATGGGAGCGCAGCCCATGCCAGAAGGCCAGGCCCCATCCCGCATGCGAGCCGCTGCGCCACCGACACAGCCTGCGGCAGCCACACCGGTGGTAGCCAAAGCTCCTGATAAGCCGTCAAAGTCTGGCTTGTCGGCGCGGGTGCCGTGGCGAAAGGTGCTGCCACTTATTGGTGGGGTAGTGGTGCTCGTTGTGGTGGCGGTGTTAGCTGCTCGATGGCTACGTACTCTGCCTGAGGTGCAGGATTTTCTACTGAGGAATCCGGGAAGTCCAACGCTTCCTGACTCCGCACCAACAGGTCTTCCTGGATGGATGGGCTGGCAGCACTTCTTCAACATGTTCTTCATGGTGTTGATCGTGCGCACTGGATTGCAGGTGCGCAACGAGAAGAAGGCGCCCGCATACTTCACTCCCAAGGCGCGCTCATTCTTCTCCCCGAAGGGGAGCACACCCAAGAAGGTCAGCATTTCGCAGTGGATTCATCAGGCACTCGATGTTTTCTGGATGCTTAACGGACTGATCTTTGTCGTGCTGCTCTTCGTGACCGGGCAGTGGATGAAGATTGTGCCAACCAGCTGGGATGTTTTCCCGAACATGGTGTCAGCCGGGTTGCAGTATGTATCGCTCAACTGGCCGCACGAAAATGGCTGGCTGCACTACAACGCACTGCAGATGATCGCTTACTTCGTCACGGTATTCATTGCAGCTCCCCTCGCCGTGATCTCAGGCATCCGGTTCTCGACGTGGTGGCCAGATCAGAATTCGCGCTTGACCAAGATCTATCCGGTTGAGTGGGCGCGCGCCATCCACTTCCCGGTGATGATCTACTTCGTAGCGTTCACCGCTGTGCACGTCTTCCTCGTGATGTTCACGGGCGTGCTCAAGAACCTGAACCACATGTATACCTCGCGAGACGTTGTTGACGGCTGGGGTCTTGCGATCTTTGTGGGTTCGCTGATCGTCATTGCCGCTGGCTGGGTACTGACGAAGCCGCTCTTCATGCAGCCCATTGCAGAGAAGTTCGGCTCGCTTTCTAAGTAGCTTTGAACTGATTCATGAACATATCCGGAAAGGTGCGTTTCAAATGAGCACAATCGACACACCCACTCTCCCTCTGCTGGAGCACATCATCGGTGGCGAGAGAGTCGCTGGGAACACGACGCTCCCGGTCTTCGACCCGAGCACGGGCAAGGAAATCGCTGCGCAGGCAGTCGCCACCGAACAGCACGTCGACATGGCCGTCAACGCTGCCTCACTCGCCTTCAAAACCTGGCGTCGCACGAGCGCGGCCGAGCGTTCCGAGTTGCTCCACAAGCTCGCAGACG
It encodes:
- a CDS encoding cytochrome b/b6 domain-containing protein; the protein is MGWQHFFNMFFMVLIVRTGLQVRNEKKAPAYFTPKARSFFSPKGSTPKKVSISQWIHQALDVFWMLNGLIFVVLLFVTGQWMKIVPTSWDVFPNMVSAGLQYVSLNWPHENGWLHYNALQMIAYFVTVFIAAPLAVISGIRFSTWWPDQNSRLTKIYPVEWARAIHFPVMIYFVAFTAVHVFLVMFTGVLKNLNHMYTSRDVVDGWGLAIFVGSLIVIAAGWVLTKPLFMQPIAEKFGSLSK